A segment of the Streptomyces sp. Tu 2975 genome:
TCGTGCTGGACACGGATGCGTATCTGCTCCGGAGAGTGCGGGGCACCCGTGATATCGACCTGACCGTTCCACATTGCGCACAGGACATGGTGCAGGATCCGACGCCGGTCGGCTTCCGTAGCCGCAAGCGAGTCATCCCGGTAACCGAGGCGCTGCCGCCACGCCAGGAAATCCTCCCCGGAGGGGTCGTCACGAGCCGCAGCCCACGTCTGCATGAGCCGCCGCACTTCTGGGACGTCACCGAGGCTCATGCCGCTGCGGAGCAGGACCACAGTGATCGAATCGGTATCGACGGCACGGAACTCGGGCACATCCGGGGGCAGCCCGAGGTGCTCCCGCAGGAAGGCCGCAGCACGATCGTCGTCCTGGGTCTGTGGGTGTACCACGAGCGCGGTCAGCCGTCCGCTACCCTCCGGTGCGAAACCTTCGGGAACCAACCCTGCCAACTGGGACCGGAACTGGTCCAACCAAGGGGACCCGGCCAGCTGCGAGGCCCCGTCGTCGCCGGCTGCCGTCTCCAGCAGAAGCTGCAGTGACGGCAACAAGGGGCCCGCGCCGGAGCCCTCGGATTCGTTGATCGCTTCTGTCACCTGCTGCCGGACGATGTCCTCAATCTCGGCGAGCACGGCCTCTGGGGTCCGTGTGCCCTTATGCGGGGAACGCATCCAGCCGTCCGGCTCGAGCAGACGCTTGATCAGGTCAGCGGCTCCCCGGTTGTTTGCCTGGCCCTCTCCAGGGAGCAGCTTGGCCAGGACCTGGTCGCAGAGATCACCGAGCGTATTCACCGGCGGAAGCAGGTACCGGGTTCCAATACGGTGGCCGGCATAGAGTTGCGTGTGGCGCTCGGTGAAGCGTTCTCGCTCGCGCTCTGCGTACCGGCGCAGGTGCTCGACCAGCGCGCTCAGGTCCTTGGCCGCGCGGTCCATGACCGGCCGCCAGATCGCCTCGCGATCCTTCCACTTCTGGTGCCACAGCTGACGGCCCTGCCAGCTGTACCACATGTCCTGTGCGTGGACAACCTGTTGCACTCCGGGATCGCTCCAGCGCGCCGGCCTCATGCCCCCGGCCGTCCTTCTGATCAGGGGAAGCTGAGGAGCATCCGAACCGACTCCCTCCGGCGGTTGCGGAGCGCTGCTCAGCAACTCGAGCATGCCCAGGAACCCCATCTCCGCGGCAGCGTGCCGATGACCAGGTAGCCCGGTCATCTGTTTCTCCAACTGGAAGGGGTCTACCGCACGGAGCAGATCGCGGGCCCGCCGGCCCGGTCGGAAGTGGTCCAACAGGCTGGCCATCACCGCGTCGATATGCCCCTCGAGGCGTGAGAGCTCGGTCTCCATACTTTCGAGACGGTCGAGCAGAGCTCGCCTGATCGCGCCGGCTCCCTTGGGCAAAGGATCCGGCGGGGGCAGAGCAGGCACCTCGCGAGTCCACAACGGGCCGAGGTCGAAACGTTCGAACATCTCACGGACGAGCAACTCGCCGTCGTCGTCCTGCCTCCGCGCCATTCCGTCGAGGTCCGTGATCGCCTCGGCCAGAATCCGCCCCGCCACAAGATCGGCCAGATCATGAACGGGGGCCACGAGCGAGGCGGACACGACCGTGGACAACGGCCGCTGCCCGATACCCGACGCACTGGGCATGAAACGTTCCGAGGCCTGGTTGGCGAAGCTCGCCCAGAACCACTGATGGTCCGGTCCTCCACCCCCTGGGACCGCGTCCTGCGCAGATTGCCCGACAATCGCGATCACCGTCGCAGCGATCGAGCGGCGTAGATCATCTGGTGCCATGCCGGCACTCCGGCTGAACAACAAAGCGGTCTGCACCGTCGAGGGGGCAGCGTGACGAACCCCTCACCGGGATACCGCACGCCGAGCAGGCCGTCCTCGGCCGCGCTGCCGAAATCTGCGTTCCCCACTTGCCGCGCGTTCTGCTGATCGATGAGGCGGGCCAGATCGATCACGGCACCCGCCGCGTTCAGTTCCGCCTCGCGACCGCCGCCGGCTCCCGGCGGGAAAGCGGACGGCATGACCACGAGCGGATGGATCCTCACGCCAGGGAAACGCAATCTGCGGAACTCGTGGCTGATCAAATGTATGACGTCGTAGAAGATGCCTGCGCCCGTGCCGCCCGCTACCGAGAACGCAACGAACACGTCGCAGCCACGGATTCGTCCGCCGCCCACCTCCAGCAGGTCGCTCTGCGAGCGGCCGATCGCGGAGATTGCCTCACTCAGCTGACGCATCACCGGCCCGAGCCCACTGCGCAGCGTCGCGAAGAGCGCCGCCCTGGCCACTGTGGGCAGCTGACCGGCCCCGAGGTGCAGGGGTGCAACCTTCGGCTGCCGGTCCTGCGGCGGCAGCCAGGCGCGGGTCTCCTCGTGCATCGCGACCCGCAGCATCCGGGTCACCTCCGGCGAACTGTCGTAGCCGGCGGGGGACAGAGGGTGGAGAATCCGTGAAGTGGCATCGAAAGCTGCCGGGTCAGGGCCCTGGTACGCCTGCCGTGGCAGGTCGAGTTCGGACTCGCTGATGTCCGCATAGACGAACTGCAGGCAGTTCGGCAGTTGGAACGGCAGCCGACGTCCGTCGGTGATCAAGTTGCGCCCGTCGGGACCGCACACTCCACTGCGCAGTCCACGCTCCAGGTCTGCACCGATTCTGATTCCCGTACCCCCGAGACCCACGAAGAGCACGGGCTGGTGGATGCGGCCCACCGTCGCGACCGTGCAGGGCCCGCCCGTGGCCGGCCCTGTCGGCCGACTGGACCGCGAGGGCCCGCTCTCGGAAAGAGTCGCCTCCAGGCTGGACGGCTCGTGCTCGTCGCCGTCCGTGGCGTCCCTTGAGGAAGCGGACCCGCCCAGCCTTTGGGCGACTTCGGCAGGCACCTGGGCGAAGGGCTCCCGCGTCGTGTCGAGAAGCTGGTCACCCGATCCTGTGAGCGACGCCATCAGCGACGTGGTGTCGCGGGACTGACCGGCTCGCTCCGCAATGTAGGCGGACACCTCGTCATGGACGCGAGCCGTCTCGGACAGGCGGATGCTTCCGAGCAGTACGTCCCTGACTCCGGGCAGGAAATCGTACGGGATATGGCCGAGCGCCTCGTGGCCGCCGGCTTGTCGCATGAGTCCGCTGACGAACACCTCTGCGAGGTGGGCAGGGCGTGATGCCGGGAGCATGACTCGCTGCACCAGGCGCATCGTGGGCAGGGTCAGCGGTGCCGCGGCCAGGTATCCCGCCAGTCTGAAAGCCTCAGGAGAAGCCGCCGACCGGAAGGCTACGACCAGGTCGGCGGCGTGCTCCGGGAAGGAGCCGCGTCCTACCGCGCCGTGCGTGCTGTCCCGCACCGTCGGCGCCGCCGCAGCCACCACCCCGTCGACTCCGCCCTCGGCTGCACCGCTGATGAGCTTGGCCCACGAGCCCAGCCACTCAGGCTGAATTTCAAGTAGGGGAACGGGCATGCTGTCGCGCTGGTCCGTACCGGTCACGCCATCGGCCGGTACGGCTGTCAGCAGGGTGTTCGGAACTCCCGGCGTGGAGGAATAGAGGCGCACGGGTACGGGCGTGACGCCTGTCCGGTTCCACAGACGTTGCGGCAGCGGCTGCAGAATCGCCACCGGCCCGCTCCGCCCCCAGAGTGCGAGCGTCCTGCCCGCCTCGCCCGACCACCAGATGTCATCGACACAGTCACTGACCACCAGCATGGCCTGCCGCCCCGACGGGTCCACCAGCTCCCGTGGCGAGTGCATGCTCCCCGTCGTTGCACGCGGGGTGACACCGAGCGTCCCGTCCTGTGCCTTGCGCAGATACCAGACCCGAACGTCACGGAAGGCGCCGAGACGTCCCAGCAGCTCGCGCAATTCGTCGACAAGAGGCCGCCACACGGCCATGGAAGGACCGACGTCCACCACCAGGACCAGGCTCAACCAGCGTTCCGGAGCCGGCTTCAGGAGCGGCAGCACCAGTCCTTCGTCAGCGATGCGGTCCGCAGTGGCCACCTCGTCGAGCAACAGCTGCCGAGCCGAAGGAACCGTGCGTTTGAGCGGTCGCAGCGCACGCAACAGATCCAGTCCACCAGGCAGCGCCGCCGTCACCGGAGAGCGGACCACTTCAGCCGTCGCCGCCGACTGCCGAACCGGGGAGTCGGGACTCTGCGGCGTGTACAGCAACGCATGGTCCGGCGGGCCTGGGCTCGGTGGGGAGTCCTGCCCCTGAGGCCAGATACCGGCGTGCGCGTCGCTCTCCGACTCGGTGTCCCCGCGCCACTCGGCCTCGTCACCGGTAGAAGCGGAGGCTGCCGGCAGATCCTCCGCGGCTGCACTCGCGTCAACGCCGCTCTTGCCCGCGTTGCCACCCTCGACCTCGATGATACGGGCCGCCAACCAGACGGCTTCAGCGACTTCCATGGCTGTTACGTCAAGGTCTGCCGTACCCAGTGCGGCGACGATGCCCTCCATAGACACGGCTAAGCCGACGGCGCCCGTAGGTACTGCAGCAACTGGTCCGCGAGCTCCTCCCGCCCCAAGCCGCCTTCACGAGCGGCGTGCGCGGTCAGATAAATGGCATTGAGCAACTGGTCCGTCGCCAGATCACCATGCCTTCGGCGCTCCAGGAACCGTTCGACGAGGTCGTCGGCCAGCGAGTCGGCCCCCTGACCGAGGCGGGCACGCACGATGTCGGTCAACTGCTCACGGGTCGGTGGGCCGATCTCGACAGTGATACAGCGGCGGAGGAACGCTGGGGGGAATTCACGCTCACCGTTGCTGGTGAGAATCACAACGGGAAAGGCGCGGCACCGCACCCGCCCTTCCTGCACCGGAACACGCGTCGCACCGTCGGCCGTGCTGACATGCACGGTCGACTGGCTGGTCGCCGCTCGAACAAGCTCCGGAATCTGGTAGTCGCCTGACTCGAAGACGGTGAGCAGGTCGTTGGGCAGGTCGATGTCCCCCTTGTCGATCTCGTCAATGAGGAGGGCTCGCGGGCGCTGGTACGGCAGCAGAGCGGTGCCCAGGGGCCCCAGGGTGATGTAGCGGCCGATGTCGCTCTCGACCTTCTGGTCCTTCAGGTTCACATCGTGCAGCCGGCTGATGGCGTCGTATCTGTACAGGCCGTCCCCAGGGTGGTCCTGCTGGTGATCGGCCAGCGCAGCAGGGGGCCGAGGCGCAGCTCGTAGGCGATGGCGAGTGCGAGAGTGGACTTGCCGACACCCGGCTTTCCGGTCACCAGCAGCGGCCGTCTCAAGTACAGGGCCGCATTGACGAGATCCAGAATCGCCGGATCCACCTGGTACGAGGCGGCACGTTTGATGTCGGCCGGTTTCCACGCCTCCGTGACGGGTTCGACCGCCGTCTCCTCGTCGAACGAACGCCAACTCGGCGGAGCGGGGAGGCGGTCGATGCCGTCGTGTTGATCGTTCGTGCCACGGAAGATGTGCCACTCGCTCACTGTCGTACCTCCTTCGTCCTGACGTCTTCTTTCGTGACGGACCCGGCGCGGACAGCGTCGTCATGGCCAGGATGGGGCGACAAGGGCCCTTGCGCCGCCGTCCGGGACCTCGCGGGTCGGGTCGTCCCACAGCAGTGTGAGCGCCCGTCCGCAGTGATCGCTGTCCTGGGGCCGCACTCTGGCGTCGATCCTCAGTCTCTTCACCAGCTTGGGCAGTTCGGAGAGCGGCTGCCCGGTCATTTGGCGTTCGACGGCCCGCTGGAAACGGTCACCGGTGCACGCGGGGGCAGGTTCTTCGGACACCACCCCACACGCGTCCACTGCTCGCGCACGACCGGCCGGCGCGTGCTCGGGGCACGTCGCACGAGGCCACACCGCAGCGGGGATCCCGGCATGAATCGCCGCCTCGAGCGCTTGCCTGCCCGTGCCGTTGTCGGGTTGGTAGGAAATCCCCAGCACGGCCAGCGAGTTCGCCTGCTGGAGGGAAGCGAACAGCGTGCCTATGTCGCCGCTGCTCCGACAATCGACCCAGTTGACCGACGCGGGGTCATCCGCCTTGGCACCGGTCTCGATGTGTCTCCAGCGGTGCAACCAGCTTCCGCGTGTCACCGGGGTGCGGTCCAATGCTCGCAGCACGACGACGAACAGCGTTCCAAGCGGCGCCCACTTGTGGCCGAGGTCCCATTCATCCACCACTGCCTCTGTCAGCAGCTTGCGCGGCAGGGTGAACTCGACGACGATCTCCTCCGCTTGTCCCTTCAACTGCTGCAGGACCAGCGGTAGTTCTTTGCGCACATGGTCACGGGCCTGCGCCAGCGTCACTGCTTCGTCCATACAGACGGCCTGCACAGGGCAGCCAGGCGGGTCCATGTGTTTCCATATGCTGAGCAGGTACCGTCGCCGGTTGGAACCCGACGGTGTCAATCGCACTTCGATCGCAGAGCACTGGGTTCCGCCCGTTGTCCTCCCATCGAAGGCCTCTTCACACGGCGCATACGGCTCACCGAGCCTATCGGCGATGATTCCCGGCAGTTTCCTTAGCCGGCGGGTGGAAGGCTCGTGGTTCGACGCCTGCGTGTGGTAGCCGCCGCCTGCCCGTCGGGCGTGCTCAACCGCCACGATCTCGGCGAGACGCACCAAGGGATGGGGTGCGCCCACGCGGGCGGGCTGGGCATCTGCGCACTCCCGGACCAGAGCGGTGCTGTTCTCCAGCGGCTTGTCCGGTGCCCGGCCGAGTTCGCCGACCGCCCGCCAGTACAGGGCGTTGGGGTTTACGGCCAACTGGTCGGCGGCGGTCGCCAGCTCGCGGCACTCGGCCTCGGACAACAGCCCTCGGTACGCCGATTCATGCCGGAGGTCGCCGAAGAGCGCCCACAAGTCGTCACCCGGGGGACGCGCCGCCCACTGATTCGAATCCCATACGTCATGGAACCGGCGGCTCACCACAGAAGCGGGGAGCGCCAGGCCCCCCATGTCCGATCCTTCCTTCCGGGTTGTGGTCACCAAGCCGACGACCCTTCCAGACTTCAGATCGAGCAACGGCCCTCCGGACATACCCGGCGCCAACTCTCCGGCTTTGACCTTCAGCATCTCCTCATCACAGAAGCCAGCAGGTCCCTCGCACTCAACTGTGCTTGCGCCGAGTTGGGGCGTGCCACGCTGATAGAGAGCGCTGAAGCCGGCGGCGAGGAGCTGGGCCCCCGGCGCAGGTTTCGCGGTTGTCAGCGAGAACCATGAGTGGTCACGAGGCAGGTACGGCAGGGTGATGACGGCGAGGTCCGGGTACCCCCAGAGTCCCGCTCCCTCATGGGCGTTCGGAACGGCTTCCACCAGTCCTTCGTAGTCCTCCCCCTCCCAACGCACCTGCACGCGATCGACGGTGCGGATCACACCCAGCGTGTCAGGAACTTTGGCGGCCACTACATGAGCACACGTCAGGACACGTCCGGGCGCGGCGAAGAACCCCGTACCGCCGCGTACTCCCGCCCCATGGACATGGACCACGAAACGACCCAAACGACCGAGGAAGTTGCCGGCGTCCAAGGGCGTTCACTGCCCTGCCGCGGAGGCGTTTTTCTGCCACTCGAGACGCACCCTGATCGTGGCCTTCGTCTCCGCGTCCGCCAGAAGGCAGACCAAGCGAGATCCCTTCAACGCCACTTCGAAGCCGAGCTCGACCTCGGCCACGTCCGGTCCGACCGATGCGACGGCCCTGTGGACCTCGGCGGCGACTCCCCGGATCGCCGTGCTGACAGTTGAGAAGGACAGAGCGTCGCGCAGACCGACATTGCTGGGACCCTGGTCGTCCTCCTCGTCCTGTGCGCGGTGCAGATGCTGCGCCCTTACCAGGACAGTCC
Coding sequences within it:
- a CDS encoding tubulin-like doman-containing protein is translated as MEVAEAVWLAARIIEVEGGNAGKSGVDASAAAEDLPAASASTGDEAEWRGDTESESDAHAGIWPQGQDSPPSPGPPDHALLYTPQSPDSPVRQSAATAEVVRSPVTAALPGGLDLLRALRPLKRTVPSARQLLLDEVATADRIADEGLVLPLLKPAPERWLSLVLVVDVGPSMAVWRPLVDELRELLGRLGAFRDVRVWYLRKAQDGTLGVTPRATTGSMHSPRELVDPSGRQAMLVVSDCVDDIWWSGEAGRTLALWGRSGPVAILQPLPQRLWNRTGVTPVPVRLYSSTPGVPNTLLTAVPADGVTGTDQRDSMPVPLLEIQPEWLGSWAKLISGAAEGGVDGVVAAAAPTVRDSTHGAVGRGSFPEHAADLVVAFRSAASPEAFRLAGYLAAAPLTLPTMRLVQRVMLPASRPAHLAEVFVSGLMRQAGGHEALGHIPYDFLPGVRDVLLGSIRLSETARVHDEVSAYIAERAGQSRDTTSLMASLTGSGDQLLDTTREPFAQVPAEVAQRLGGSASSRDATDGDEHEPSSLEATLSESGPSRSSRPTGPATGGPCTVATVGRIHQPVLFVGLGGTGIRIGADLERGLRSGVCGPDGRNLITDGRRLPFQLPNCLQFVYADISESELDLPRQAYQGPDPAAFDATSRILHPLSPAGYDSSPEVTRMLRVAMHEETRAWLPPQDRQPKVAPLHLGAGQLPTVARAALFATLRSGLGPVMRQLSEAISAIGRSQSDLLEVGGGRIRGCDVFVAFSVAGGTGAGIFYDVIHLISHEFRRLRFPGVRIHPLVVMPSAFPPGAGGGREAELNAAGAVIDLARLIDQQNARQVGNADFGSAAEDGLLGVRYPGEGFVTLPPRRCRPLCCSAGVPAWHQMIYAARSLRR
- a CDS encoding VMAP-related conflict system protein encodes the protein MVHVHGAGVRGGTGFFAAPGRVLTCAHVVAAKVPDTLGVIRTVDRVQVRWEGEDYEGLVEAVPNAHEGAGLWGYPDLAVITLPYLPRDHSWFSLTTAKPAPGAQLLAAGFSALYQRGTPQLGASTVECEGPAGFCDEEMLKVKAGELAPGMSGGPLLDLKSGRVVGLVTTTRKEGSDMGGLALPASVVSRRFHDVWDSNQWAARPPGDDLWALFGDLRHESAYRGLLSEAECRELATAADQLAVNPNALYWRAVGELGRAPDKPLENSTALVRECADAQPARVGAPHPLVRLAEIVAVEHARRAGGGYHTQASNHEPSTRRLRKLPGIIADRLGEPYAPCEEAFDGRTTGGTQCSAIEVRLTPSGSNRRRYLLSIWKHMDPPGCPVQAVCMDEAVTLAQARDHVRKELPLVLQQLKGQAEEIVVEFTLPRKLLTEAVVDEWDLGHKWAPLGTLFVVVLRALDRTPVTRGSWLHRWRHIETGAKADDPASVNWVDCRSSGDIGTLFASLQQANSLAVLGISYQPDNGTGRQALEAAIHAGIPAAVWPRATCPEHAPAGRARAVDACGVVSEEPAPACTGDRFQRAVERQMTGQPLSELPKLVKRLRIDARVRPQDSDHCGRALTLLWDDPTREVPDGGARALVAPSWP
- a CDS encoding CU044_2847 family protein — protein: MQDADVVELDLPDGGTVLVRAQHLHRAQDEEDDQGPSNVGLRDALSFSTVSTAIRGVAAEVHRAVASVGPDVAEVELGFEVALKGSRLVCLLADAETKATIRVRLEWQKNASAAGQ